A region from the Halomonas piscis genome encodes:
- a CDS encoding RidA family protein — translation MPTHTRIRMFNTKETYPNQALDNDLCQAVRAGNTVYVRGQVGTDFNGNLVGLGDPGAQAKQAMSNVKQLLEEAGSDLNHIVKTTTYITDPRFREPVYREVGDWLRGVFPISTGLVVSGLAQPEWLMEIDVIAVIPDKEEA, via the coding sequence ATGCCTACGCATACTCGAATTCGGATGTTCAATACGAAAGAAACCTACCCCAACCAGGCGCTAGACAATGATTTGTGCCAGGCGGTACGTGCCGGCAATACGGTCTACGTACGTGGTCAGGTAGGTACCGACTTTAACGGTAACCTGGTAGGTTTGGGTGATCCGGGTGCTCAGGCAAAGCAGGCGATGAGCAACGTCAAGCAGCTGCTTGAAGAGGCCGGTTCTGATCTCAATCACATCGTCAAGACGACGACCTATATCACTGACCCGCGTTTCCGCGAGCCGGTTTACCGTGAAGTGGGTGATTGGCTCAGAGGTGTCTTTCCGATCTCTACCGGCCTGGTTGTGTCAGGGCTTGCTCAGCCTGAGTGGCTCATGGAGATCGATGTTATTGCCGTCATACCGGACAAGGAGGAAGCGTAA
- a CDS encoding DUF1028 domain-containing protein, producing the protein MTFSVAGFCRETGQFGTAISSSSICVASRCSFVAPGKGVVLTQNVTNPALGQLGVQLLEKGQGADDVLTQLCEHEEFPEWRQLQVLDGKGESAVHSGEETLGIYATHQGKDCVAGGNMLADKAVIRAMVEAFEAHEGELAERLLAAMDAGLAAGGEMGPVYSAGLKVTDQASWPVVDLRVDWHISPLSELRMVWENYLPQRDAYVLRASRPDQSPSYGVPGDER; encoded by the coding sequence ATGACTTTTTCTGTTGCTGGCTTTTGTCGTGAGACCGGCCAGTTTGGTACCGCAATTAGCTCTTCCAGTATTTGCGTTGCCAGCCGCTGTTCTTTTGTAGCTCCTGGGAAAGGCGTTGTGCTGACGCAAAACGTTACTAACCCGGCGCTGGGTCAACTCGGTGTTCAATTGCTAGAGAAAGGCCAGGGAGCTGACGACGTGCTCACGCAGCTGTGTGAGCATGAAGAATTTCCCGAGTGGCGACAGCTGCAGGTGCTGGATGGCAAGGGTGAGAGCGCTGTGCACAGCGGCGAGGAAACGCTGGGCATCTATGCGACGCACCAGGGAAAAGACTGCGTTGCCGGTGGCAACATGCTTGCCGACAAGGCGGTTATCCGAGCTATGGTGGAAGCCTTTGAGGCGCATGAGGGCGAACTTGCTGAGCGTCTACTGGCCGCGATGGATGCCGGCCTGGCCGCCGGGGGTGAGATGGGGCCTGTTTATTCGGCAGGATTGAAAGTAACCGATCAGGCTAGCTGGCCGGTGGTTGATCTGCGAGTAGACTGGCACATTTCTCCACTGAGCGAGCTGCGTATGGTCTGGGAAAACTACCTGCCCCAGCGCGATGCCTATGTGCTCAGGGCGTCGCGGCCCGATCAGTCCCCTTCTTACGGCGTGCCGGGCGATGAGCGTTAA